In Solidesulfovibrio carbinoliphilus subsp. oakridgensis, the sequence GCGAGGAAATGCTCCTGTACACCATGCTCTCAAACCTCATCAAAAACGCCCTGGAAGCCGCGCCCCCCGGCAGCCGGGTGGCGGTCACCCTGGCCGAGGGCCGGTCCCTCGACGTGGCCGTGGCCAACCCCGGCGCGGTCCCGGCCCAGATCCGGCCCCACTTTTTCGACAAGTACGTGACCGCCGGCAAAAAGGACGGCACCGGCCTTGGCACCTACGGCGCAAGGCTCATCGCCGAAACCCACGGCGCCAAGATCAGCATGGACACCTCCGAAACCGCCGGCACCACGGTCACGGTCTCCTTTCCCAAGCCCCGGGTGGCGGAAAAGGCCGCCGCCGGCAACGCCTCCCCCTTCGCGTCCGCGCCGCCCCGGTCCGCGACCCGCTGACCGTTCGGCCGGGCCGCCGCCTGTCCCGGCCCGGGGGCGGTTTCTTCCGGATCCGCCTCGCGGCCCCGATCCTGGGAGGCGCGCCGGCGCGGGTGCAAACCGGGGAACGGGAAAAAGGACGCGGATTCAGGCCTTGGCCGAGAACATGGCCCCGGCCGGGCGCGCGCTTTCGGAAAACCGGGTCCGGGCGTAGGCCCGGGAGGCCCGGCCGGGCGAGGCCTCGGCCGTGTCCTGGCCGGCGGGCCGGGCGGCCGTGGCGGACCCGCCTCCGGCCGGCGGCCCGCCGGCCAGGCTGACGGCCACGGCCGCCTGCCGGGCCAGGGCCTGCCCCTGGCTGGAAAAGGCCTGGCCCGAGGCGGCTTTGCCGTCAGACCCTCCATCGGCTCCCCCCTGGGCTCCGGCGCCGGCGCCGGGGTCGCCCCCGGGCACCGGTCCGCTGCCAAGGGCCTTGGCCGGCTCGACCGGGACCACGGCCAGGGCCGCGCCGTCGGCCGGGGCCGCAGTGGCGGCCGGCGGGGGCGGCGCGGGCACGACCGGAGCCTGGGCCGCGTAGAGCCCGAGCATCCCGTAACCGCCGCTTGTGACCGCATCGACCATGGCCGCCTCCGGACGGATCACACCGTATCCTTCCCTCTCATCGACCCGGCCGAGATGGTTCTTTAGTCCCGGCCCGAAAAAGCCTATGCTGCCCCTTCCATGCCCGCACCACACCCGGCCGTGTACGCCGTCACCGAAAAAGGGGCCCGCCTGGGCCGCCGTCTGGCCGCCCGGCTCGGCGCGGACCTGTTTGTGCCCGAACGCCTGGCCGACCTGTCCACCCGGGCCGACGCCGCCGGCCTCGGCCCGGCCACGGCCTTTGCCTCCCTGGGCGGCCTGGTGGCCGAAACCTTCGCCGCCCGGCCGGCCCATGTCTTTGTCTGCGCCTGCGGCATCGCCGTCCGGGCCATTGCCCCGCATATCCGCGACAAGGCGGCCGATCCGGCCGTGGTCTGCGTGGACGACGCGGGACAATTTGCCGTAAGCCTGCTGGCCGGCCACCTGGGCGGGGCCAATGCCCTGGCCCGGGAGGTGGCGGCCGCCATCGGGGCCGTGCCGGTGGTGACCACGGCCACCGACGCCGCCGGGGCCCCGGCCATCGAGCTTCTGGCCAGGGATCTCCGGCTTCCCATGGATAACCCGGCGGCCACGCGCCGTGTCAATGGGGCCTTGGCCGCAAACGAACCCGTGGCAGTCTTCGATCCGCTGGGAATGTTCACCCCGGCCGATCCGGACGCGGCCCGTTTTTTCGAGTGGGTGGCCTCGCCCGCCCCGGCCCGGCCGGGCCAGCCCCTGGTGGTGGTGGACTGGCGGCTTGGGCCGCTTGCCCCGGACCGGCTCTACCTGCGGCCCCGGGTGCTGGTGGCCGGGGTCGGCTGCCGGCGGGGAACCCCGGCCGAGGACATCCTGTCGCTTCTGGCCCACGTCTGCCGGGAGAAAGGGCTGGCCGTGGCCTCGGTCGGCCTTCTCGCCTCCATCGCAGCCAAGCGCGACGAGCCGGGCATCCGCGAGGCCGCCGCCACCCTGGGGGCGGACGTCCGATTTTTCACGGCCGACGAGCTTTCCGGCGTCGCCGCCCCGAACCCTTCGGAGCGGGTGGCCAAACACATGGGAGTGGGGAGCGTATGCGAAGCAGCGGCGATGCTGGCCTCCGGGAACGGGAAACTGCTGATCCAGAAGGCCAGGACCGGCTTTTCCACCGTGGCCGTGGCCCTGGCCGGCTGACGGTCGTCGGGCTCGGCCCGGGCGACGCCGCCCTGCTCGCGCCCATGGCCGCCGAAGCCCTGGCCGGGGCGGACATGGTCGCCGGGTACACCGCCTACATCGACCTGGTGCCGCCGGGCCTCTTGGCCGGCAAGGAGGTGGCGGCCACGGGCATGACCGGCGAGGTGGCCCGGTGCCGGCTGGCCCTGGAGGCGGCCGCCGCCGGACGGCGGGTGGCCCTGGTGTCGAGCGGCGACGCCGGCGTCTACGGCATGGCCGGACTGGCCCTCGAGATGCTGGAAGCCATGGGCCTTGGCGGGCAGGTGGCCTTTTCCGTGGTGCCGGGCATCCCGGCCGTATGCGCGGCGGCGGCGCTCCTTGGCGCACCGCTGACCCACGACTTCGCCGTGGTCAGCCTGTCGGACCTCCTGACCCCCATGGAGGCCATCCGCCGCCGCCTGGACGCGGCCCTGGGCGCGGATTTCGTCCTGGCCCTTTACAACCCCCGCTCCCGGCGCCGGTCCGGCCACCTGGCCCTGGCCCTGGCCCTGGCCGCCCGGCACCGGCCCCCGGAAACGCCGGTCGGCATGGTCAAAAAGGCCTTCCGCCCCGGCCAGGAAATCCGCGTCACCCCGCTTGCCGCGGCCGATCCCGACTGGGCCGACATGCTGACCCTGGTCGTCATCGGCAACACCGCCACCCGGCTGGCCGCCGGCGCCATGCTGACCCCGCGCGGCTATGCCGGGAAATACGATCTGGCGCCCTGATTCCCCACTGCTCCGGGCGGGATTTCTTCCGTCTTTTCCGGCCCCTGCACCTTGACAGGCTGTCCAGGCAGGTCGTAGACAGCCTAAGTGAAAAATTATTCCTGGAAGGAGGTGTGAGGGATGAGAAAGGCGTTGTTTACGATTTTTGCGTGCGCGGCGTTGGTGGGCTTCGTGGGCCTGCCCATGCTGCAGGCGGTCGAGGCTCCGGCCGACATGACGATCAAGGTGCCGGCCGGCATGACCGCCACCCAGGCCGAAGTGGCGTTCTCCCACAAGGGACATGCCAAGATCGACTGCAAGGTGTGCCACCACAAGGGTGAAGCCACCCAGAAGTGCGCCTCGGCCGGCTGCCATGACAGCACCGACCCCAAGGACAAGACCAGCGAACATTCGTTCTACAAGGCCTTCCACGACATGAAGAGCGAAAAGAGCTGCATCGGCTGCCACAAGAAGGAAGCCAAGGGCCCGACCAAGTGCCCCGAGTGCCATCCGAAGAAGACCTCTTAAATGCAATCCCGCGAGGCCGGGGCCTATCCCCCGGCCTCGCCCCCTTTTTCTGACGCCAACTCCGGCCGAGGTATCCCATGGCGACCGACAAACCCCTTGCCGACTCCGACGACGACATCATCGACCTGACCGACCTCGTGGAGGAGGGGGGCGCCGGCGATGCCCCGTCCGGCGACGACGGCCCCGTGGACATGAGTTTCGAGCAGGAACTCGAAGACCTGTTCGGCGACGCCGATCCCGCCGCCCCGGCCGCGCCCAAGGCCGCCGGGCCGGCCGCCGGAACCGCCGACGAGGACCTGATCGACCTGGCCGGCTTCGACGTCGACGAAACGCCGGAAACAGCGCCCGCCCCGGCCGGCCCCGGCGACAACGACGGCGACGACGACGTCATGGACCTGACCGGCTTCGGCCTCGACGAGGTCCCGGAACCCGCGCCTGCCCAGGCTGCGGCCACCGCCGCAGCCAACGACGGCGACGACGACGTCATGGACCTGGCCGGCCTGGGCTTCGACGAGATCCCGGCCGCGCCAAAGGCCCCGGCCGGCGCTGCCGATGCCGCCGCCGATACCGACATCGACGACGCCATGGCCGACCTGTTCGGCGAAGCCGAAGCCCCGGCCCGACCGGCCGCCACGGCCGCCGCCACGACGCCAGACGACGAGGCGGCTGGCCTTTCAAGCCTCGGTTTCGAGTTGCCCGAAGATGCGATTTCCCTGGCCGAGGCCGGCCAGACGCCCGAAGACGCGGCCGAGGCCGCCGGCGAACTGCCCGACTTCGGCGGGCTTGGGGCCGAAACCGCCCCGGACGACGAGGCCATGGACCTCACCGGCATGGATCTGTCGGAACTGGAGCCGGCGCCGGCCGTCGCCGAACCCCCGGCGCCGGCGGACGATGCGGCCGGAGCCGATCTCCTTGGGGACGTGCCCTACGCACCGGACGCCACCGACGACGGGGCCATGGACATCGCCGACATTTCCCCCCTGCCCCCGCTCGAGGAACCGGCCGCGCCGGTCCCGGACGCCAACACCCCCGGGTCCACCGCCGCCGGCGAGGCGGCCATGGCCGCCCTGACCGTGGCGGCCGCCGCCGGCGTGACCGCCGGCGTCGCGGCCATGGCCCAGTCCGCCGCGCCGCACGGACCCGCCGCCGCGACCACCGCCATCGACCTCGGGGCCCTGGACAACCTCATCGACGCGGCCAGGGGCCCCCTGCCCGAACCCGAGCCCGAAGCCGCGCCCGAACCGGCCAGGCTCAACGCCCTGGCCGAACGCATCGCCTCCCTGGAATCGACCACGGCCACCCTGTACGACAAGCTCGAGACCCTGCCCCCGGCCACGGACGGCGAGGCCCTGGCCGACGCCTTGTCGGCCAGGCTCGAGGACGCCCTGTCCGAACGCCTGGAAGCGGTCCTGGCCGGCCAGCCGCCCATGCCGGACGTGGCTGGCCTTCGCACCGACATCCTGGCCGAAATCGAACGCCGGGTGCCGGACCGCGATTCCCTCCTGGCCGACGTGCAGGCCGCCCTGGCCCCGCAGTTCGAGGCCCTGCGCGGCGAACTGCCCCAAGCCGGGGAGCTGGCCGGCCAGGCCGAGACCGCCGCCGCCCTGGACGGCCTTCGGGAGTCGCTCGCGCGCCTGGAAGCCCTGACCCAGGGCCGGCAGACCAAATTCGAGGATTTCGCCGCAGCCATGGAGGCCCGGCTGGCCGAACTGCGCCGCGAACTGCCGGGGCCGGACGCTTACGCCTCGACGCAAAACGTCAGCGAGGCCCTGGAAACGCTGCGCGAAAACCTCTCCCGCGACATCGCGGCCAACCTGGACGAGCGGCTGGCCGAACTGCGCCGGGAACTGCGCGAAACGCTCGCCGGCGACATCGCCGCCGGCCTCGACGAACGGGTGGCCGGACTGCGAAGCGAGCTGGGGGACAGCCTGGACGCGCGCGTGACCAAACTCGGCGGCGAATTGCAGCAGGGCCTGGCCGACGACATCGCCGCCGGCCTGGACGAGCGGCTGGGCGGCGTGATCGATGCCGGCCGGCAGGCGGCCGCCACCGAGGTCCGGTCCCTGGGCGAGACCCTGGCCAGCCGGCTCGAGGCCCTGGAAAACGACCGGCTCGATCCCGAAGCCGTGGCCGAGCGCGTCCGCCAGGCCCTTCTGCCCTCCCTGCCCGACGCCGAAGCCGTCCAGGAAGCCGGGAAAGCCGCCGCCCGGGCCGAGGACGCCGTCGCGGCCGCCCACTCCCGCCTGGAAGACAAGGCCGGGTACGAAGACCTCGACGCGGCCCTGGACACCATGCGGACCGAGATGGCGGCCGAAATCGAACGGGCCGTGCCCCGGGCCGCCGCCGCCGTCATCCGCGAGGAAATCGCCGCGTTACTGAAGGATTTCGAGTAAGAGGAAAGAATGCCTCCGGCGGCCGGGAGGGGGTAACCCCCTCCCGGACCCTCCCTTCCTGTGGGCGGTTGGCGTTCCCGGTCTGACCGGGAACGCCAACCGCCCATCACCTTTTTATCTCGACAAACACCCGCCCGCGACGCGAAGCCCGCCAAAAGTTTTTGGGAAGGGGTCCGGGGGAACCCTTTTTTCAAAAAGGGTTCCCCCGGCCGCCGGAGGCATCTCCCCGTCTCAGTCCGGAATAATGATGACGTGCACCCCCGGGAAGGCGCACAGGCGGCCGAGATCGAGGTCGTGGCCGAGGGTTGCCGGCACGAAGACCGTGCCCTGAAAGCCCGCTTCCACGGTCCGCCACAGGTCGGCCTCCTCGCTGAGGGACGTGGCCTCGCCCGGGCAGACGAAAAACCGCCGGCTGACCTTGCGGCCGCCGTCGCGGGAGTAGATGAGGCAGGGACGGGCGCCCGCCGCGTCGGCGTCGTGGCCTTCGAGGAGTCCCCGCACCGTGGCCAGGAGCGCCTCCTGGTCCACGGGCTTGACCACGGCCGCATCGGCCCCGCTCTCCGCCCGTTCCCGGTTCGAGACCACGGACACCACCACGATGGGGATGTCCCGGGTGGCCTCCCCGGCCCGCAGCCGCCGGATGGCCTCCTTGCCGTCCATGCCCGGCATGCGCAGGTCCATGGTGATGCACTCCGGTCCCCAGCTTTCGGCCACGGCCAGGGCCTCGGCCCCGTTGCGGGCCAGGGCCACGGCATAGCCGTCATCGAGAAAGAGCGTCTCCAGGTAGCGCCGGACGGACAGGTCGTCGTCGACCACCAGGATGCGGCGCTTGCCCGCTTCGTCCTCAGGGGAGGCGGCGGGGATGGCTGCCGCCGGCAGCGGACAGGCCGGCAGCGGCCGGTCGCCCAGCGGCATGGCCGGCAGGGTGAACCGGAAGGCGCTGCCCGCCCCGCCTTCGCTTTCGGCCCAGATCCGGCCGCCGTGGCGTTCGACGATCTGGCGGCAGATCGGCAGGCCAAGGCCGGTGCCCTTGGGCTTTTCGGTCAGGGTGTCGCCGGCCTGCTTGAATTTCTCGAAGATGCGCTCCAGGTCGCCGGCGGCGATGCCGGGGCCGGTGTCGCGCACCGTCACGAGGATCTCCGGCCCGTCCAGGGCCGCTTCCACGTCCACGCGGCCGGTGGCGGTGAATTTGACCGCATTGCCGATCAGGTTCAAAAAGACCTGGACCAGCCGGTCCCGGTCGCCGAGCACCAGCGGCAGGGTCGGCGGCACCTGGTTGGCAAGGACCAGGCCCTTTCGGGCCGCCAGCGGCGTGGCGGCCTTGACGGCGTGGTCCGCCACCTCGGCCAGGGACAGGGCGGCCATGTTCCATTCGCACCGGCCGGACTCCATCTTGGCGATGTCGAGGACATCGTCGACCAGCTCCGTCAGGCGCTC encodes:
- a CDS encoding cobalt-precorrin 5A hydrolase; translated protein: MPAPHPAVYAVTEKGARLGRRLAARLGADLFVPERLADLSTRADAAGLGPATAFASLGGLVAETFAARPAHVFVCACGIAVRAIAPHIRDKAADPAVVCVDDAGQFAVSLLAGHLGGANALAREVAAAIGAVPVVTTATDAAGAPAIELLARDLRLPMDNPAATRRVNGALAANEPVAVFDPLGMFTPADPDAARFFEWVASPAPARPGQPLVVVDWRLGPLAPDRLYLRPRVLVAGVGCRRGTPAEDILSLLAHVCREKGLAVASVGLLASIAAKRDEPGIREAAATLGADVRFFTADELSGVAAPNPSERVAKHMGVGSVCEAAAMLASGNGKLLIQKARTGFSTVAVALAG
- the cobJ gene encoding precorrin-3B C(17)-methyltransferase, which encodes MAAEALAGADMVAGYTAYIDLVPPGLLAGKEVAATGMTGEVARCRLALEAAAAGRRVALVSSGDAGVYGMAGLALEMLEAMGLGGQVAFSVVPGIPAVCAAAALLGAPLTHDFAVVSLSDLLTPMEAIRRRLDAALGADFVLALYNPRSRRRSGHLALALALAARHRPPETPVGMVKKAFRPGQEIRVTPLAAADPDWADMLTLVVIGNTATRLAAGAMLTPRGYAGKYDLAP
- a CDS encoding cytochrome c3 family protein — encoded protein: MRKALFTIFACAALVGFVGLPMLQAVEAPADMTIKVPAGMTATQAEVAFSHKGHAKIDCKVCHHKGEATQKCASAGCHDSTDPKDKTSEHSFYKAFHDMKSEKSCIGCHKKEAKGPTKCPECHPKKTS